From Halostella salina, one genomic window encodes:
- a CDS encoding aryl-sulfate sulfotransferase, translating into MDRRTRVLALSAAVLVLTALFGLQVALADRGGPGGAAVSNPDELYPGNTLISVQSYGDDFDGKAMEVTPAGERLWVYDPPNSRVFDSELLDNGNLLVAVATKVPGEDCPSEHRRIRPEQCVHNRVLEIDGDTLTDDEKEVVWRHTWYDEFVSHHEVHDVDRLANGETAVIDMGENRAFTVAENGSITWEWDANEHLGAGSEFREEYGGPEKQGPESDWTHMNDIDRLDNGNFQLSIRNFDVIIEVDPGTNDIVDVVGEPGDHGTMYEQHNPHRLDEWGTVLIADSENDRVVEYDVENETKVWEYGGSDLLLWPRDADRLPNGNTLIVDTFNNRVIEVNDHGEVVWEYGRLAMPYSADRLSVPEEDGETVPGTRLNDRTEDRSAVLETAAQMEAWARFVLPNWIALPHLVTLGAGALASLAIVLDFAVLGVRRGWRRYR; encoded by the coding sequence ATGGATCGACGGACGCGCGTGCTTGCGCTCTCCGCCGCCGTGCTGGTCCTCACGGCGCTGTTCGGCCTGCAGGTCGCGCTCGCTGACCGCGGCGGTCCCGGGGGTGCGGCCGTATCGAACCCCGACGAACTGTACCCGGGGAACACGCTGATCAGCGTCCAGAGCTACGGCGACGACTTCGACGGGAAGGCGATGGAGGTGACGCCGGCGGGCGAACGGCTGTGGGTGTACGACCCCCCGAACTCGCGGGTGTTCGACTCCGAACTGCTCGACAACGGCAACCTGCTCGTCGCGGTCGCGACGAAGGTGCCCGGCGAGGACTGCCCGTCCGAACACCGCCGGATCCGGCCCGAGCAGTGCGTCCACAACCGCGTGCTGGAGATCGACGGCGACACGCTCACCGACGACGAGAAGGAGGTCGTCTGGCGACACACCTGGTACGACGAGTTCGTCAGCCACCACGAGGTCCACGACGTGGACCGGCTGGCAAACGGCGAGACGGCGGTCATCGACATGGGCGAGAACCGCGCGTTCACCGTCGCCGAAAACGGGTCGATCACCTGGGAGTGGGACGCGAACGAACATCTCGGAGCTGGCTCCGAGTTCCGGGAGGAGTACGGCGGACCCGAAAAGCAGGGTCCCGAGTCCGACTGGACCCACATGAACGACATCGACCGGCTGGACAACGGCAACTTCCAGCTCTCGATCCGCAACTTCGACGTGATCATCGAGGTCGACCCCGGGACGAACGACATCGTCGACGTGGTCGGCGAACCCGGCGACCACGGGACGATGTACGAACAGCACAACCCCCACCGGCTGGATGAGTGGGGAACCGTGCTTATCGCCGACAGCGAGAACGACCGCGTCGTCGAGTACGACGTCGAGAACGAAACGAAGGTGTGGGAGTACGGCGGGAGCGACCTGCTCCTGTGGCCCCGGGACGCCGACCGGCTCCCGAACGGCAACACGCTGATCGTCGACACGTTCAACAACCGCGTGATCGAGGTGAACGACCATGGCGAGGTGGTCTGGGAGTACGGTCGGCTGGCGATGCCGTACTCGGCGGACCGGCTCTCGGTGCCCGAGGAGGACGGCGAGACGGTGCCCGGAACCCGGCTGAACGACCGGACCGAGGACCGGTCGGCGGTGCTGGAGACGGCCGCACAGATGGAAGCGTGGGCGCGGTTCGTCCTCCCGAACTGGATCGCGTTGCCGCACCTGGTGACGCTTGGAGCCGGCGCGCTCGCGTCGCTCGCCATCGTCCTCGACTTCGCGGTGCTCGGCGTCCGGCGGGGGTGGCGGCGCTACCGCTGA
- a CDS encoding DUF7577 domain-containing protein — protein sequence MNVPGWALAYAGASVVVYLVLYYYLRGDDEGSTRDPFADENGGDYSPGSPVGPDRGEAAREGRDPHRATAADGESGRRCPHCGARNDPDQTYTYCHRCVQRLGMTP from the coding sequence GTGAACGTACCAGGGTGGGCGCTGGCGTACGCGGGGGCATCCGTGGTCGTCTACCTGGTCCTGTACTACTACCTCCGGGGGGACGACGAGGGGTCGACGCGGGACCCGTTCGCCGACGAGAACGGCGGCGACTACTCGCCGGGGTCGCCGGTCGGTCCCGACCGGGGGGAGGCCGCGCGGGAGGGGCGGGACCCACACCGGGCGACGGCGGCGGACGGCGAGTCGGGTCGCCGCTGTCCCCACTGCGGCGCGCGAAACGACCCGGACCAGACGTACACGTACTGCCACCGCTGCGTGCAGCGCCTCGGCATGACGCCGTAG
- a CDS encoding Nmad3 family putative nucleotide modification protein gives MPNAVAINVGANTTLPGFRGPVFPDGSFEYIPIPEREPAAEPLPTYADLNLSTDVPADVRDTAVHLDPEFAEYPECEAYTYGDEHAVKAGPLSDLSAGDYALFYATLSTAGDPADWMAPEWGAYLIGAFRLDRDPVTDYAALGSDERPRFANNAHVKRETVDAAVLLSGDPDESRLLDRAVPLSSRTAGADPNRLVTDLSADSGKGPWWRRPLRFDATATAELLDVVDSGTVDRCFAD, from the coding sequence ATGCCAAACGCGGTCGCGATCAACGTCGGCGCGAACACGACGCTCCCGGGGTTCCGCGGGCCGGTATTCCCGGACGGCTCCTTCGAGTACATCCCGATCCCGGAACGCGAACCGGCCGCCGAACCGCTGCCGACGTACGCCGACCTGAACCTGTCGACCGACGTGCCCGCCGACGTGCGCGATACCGCGGTCCACCTCGACCCCGAGTTCGCCGAGTACCCCGAGTGCGAGGCGTACACGTACGGCGACGAGCACGCCGTCAAGGCCGGCCCGCTCTCCGACCTCTCCGCCGGCGACTACGCGCTGTTCTACGCGACGCTGTCGACCGCCGGCGACCCTGCCGACTGGATGGCTCCGGAGTGGGGCGCGTACCTGATCGGCGCATTCCGCCTCGACCGCGACCCCGTCACCGACTACGCGGCGCTCGGAAGCGACGAGCGCCCACGATTCGCCAACAACGCCCACGTCAAGCGCGAGACGGTCGACGCCGCGGTGCTCCTGTCGGGCGACCCCGACGAATCGCGCCTGCTCGACCGCGCGGTACCGCTGTCGAGCCGAACCGCGGGTGCCGACCCGAACCGGCTCGTCACCGACCTCTCCGCGGACTCCGGCAAGGGACCGTGGTGGCGGCGACCGCTCCGGTTCGACGCGACGGCGACCGCGGAACTGCTCGACGTGGTCGACTCCGGGACGGTCGACCGCTGTTTCGCCGACTGA
- a CDS encoding beta-glucosidase has protein sequence MTSERVESLVADLTLAEKIDLVHGDVDPEGQATGYVPPVERLDVPALRLVDGPLGVRVEAGRATAFPASIALAATWGPSLAREQGAAMGREARAYGQDVLLGPGVNIARAPQCGRNFEYYGEDPQLAARLAVGTVEGVQSEGVAATVKHYAANNQETNRYAVDAEVSERALREIYLPAFRAAVEEGDAGAVMTAYNRINGTYASEHPHLLGDVLRGEFGFDGIVMSDWYGTESTVPAAEAGLDLEMPGVTFAEMVPDGALPEGLDPDEMEFPDTVADMQDTKFFADPLREAVESGAVDESVVDAKVRRILGTMERFGVFDRDGGSDAETDDGLDAPEHRDLARRIAVEGTVLLRNDGALPLADDAELAVVGPNADEAKLGGGGSSEVTPFVQTSPVEGLRERAADCAFERGVDRIPESSLFDDIPGFGEEEGADDEDDDAPPADFDAAVAAAADADCAVVVVQDDTTEGKDREDLRLPGRQDELVAAVAEAAERTVVVVRSGGPVELPWLDRVDAVVGAWYAGQAEGEALAAVLYGDADPGGRLPVTFAPEEQYPTAEPGAFPGDDAVEYAEGVFVGYRYLDREGTEPTFPFGHGESYAAFEYGAPTVERNGDEVTLRVPVENVAERAGTEVVQAYVGEDDPAVSRPERELAGFEKVRLDPGERTTVAVDLHPDAFAYYEEGSGWTTPAGPYTVAAGRSSRDIRGTASVTLD, from the coding sequence ATGACGAGCGAGCGCGTCGAGTCGCTGGTCGCCGACCTGACGCTGGCCGAGAAGATCGACCTCGTTCACGGCGACGTGGACCCGGAAGGGCAGGCGACGGGGTACGTCCCGCCGGTCGAGCGGCTCGATGTCCCGGCGCTCCGGCTGGTCGACGGGCCGCTCGGCGTCCGCGTCGAGGCGGGCCGGGCGACCGCGTTCCCCGCCTCCATCGCGCTGGCGGCGACGTGGGGCCCGTCGCTGGCCCGGGAGCAGGGCGCGGCGATGGGCCGCGAGGCGCGGGCGTACGGCCAGGACGTGCTGCTCGGCCCGGGCGTGAACATCGCGCGTGCCCCTCAGTGCGGGCGGAACTTCGAGTACTACGGCGAGGACCCACAGCTCGCGGCCCGTCTGGCGGTCGGGACGGTCGAGGGCGTGCAGTCCGAGGGCGTGGCCGCGACGGTCAAGCATTACGCCGCCAACAACCAGGAGACGAACCGCTACGCGGTCGACGCCGAGGTGAGCGAGCGCGCGCTGCGGGAGATATATCTCCCCGCCTTCCGCGCGGCCGTCGAGGAGGGCGACGCCGGCGCGGTGATGACCGCGTACAACCGGATCAACGGGACGTACGCGAGCGAGCACCCGCACCTGCTCGGCGACGTGTTGCGCGGGGAGTTCGGCTTCGACGGGATCGTCATGTCCGACTGGTACGGCACCGAGAGCACGGTCCCGGCGGCAGAAGCGGGGCTCGACCTGGAGATGCCCGGCGTGACGTTCGCCGAGATGGTGCCCGACGGGGCGCTGCCGGAGGGGCTCGACCCGGACGAGATGGAGTTCCCGGACACCGTCGCGGACATGCAGGACACGAAGTTCTTCGCCGACCCGCTCCGCGAGGCCGTCGAGTCCGGCGCGGTCGACGAGTCCGTCGTCGACGCGAAGGTCCGCCGGATCCTCGGGACGATGGAGCGGTTCGGCGTGTTCGACCGTGACGGCGGGAGCGACGCGGAGACCGACGACGGGCTCGACGCGCCCGAGCACCGCGATCTGGCCCGCCGGATCGCTGTCGAGGGGACCGTGCTCCTGCGGAACGACGGCGCGCTCCCGCTGGCCGACGACGCCGAACTGGCCGTCGTCGGGCCGAACGCCGACGAGGCGAAACTGGGCGGGGGCGGCTCCTCCGAGGTGACGCCGTTCGTGCAGACCAGCCCGGTCGAGGGGCTGCGCGAGCGCGCCGCCGACTGCGCGTTCGAACGCGGGGTCGACCGGATCCCCGAGTCGTCGCTGTTCGACGACATCCCCGGGTTCGGCGAGGAGGAGGGGGCAGACGACGAAGACGACGACGCCCCGCCGGCCGACTTCGACGCGGCCGTCGCGGCGGCCGCGGACGCCGACTGCGCGGTCGTCGTCGTGCAGGACGACACGACGGAGGGGAAGGACCGCGAGGACCTGCGCCTCCCCGGCCGGCAGGACGAACTCGTCGCCGCCGTCGCCGAGGCCGCCGAGCGGACCGTCGTCGTCGTGCGGAGCGGCGGGCCGGTCGAACTGCCGTGGCTGGACCGCGTCGACGCCGTCGTCGGGGCGTGGTACGCGGGGCAGGCCGAGGGCGAGGCGCTCGCGGCCGTGCTGTACGGCGACGCCGACCCCGGCGGCCGCCTCCCGGTCACGTTCGCACCCGAGGAGCAGTACCCCACGGCCGAACCGGGCGCGTTCCCGGGCGACGACGCCGTGGAGTACGCCGAGGGCGTGTTCGTCGGCTACCGCTACCTCGACCGCGAGGGGACCGAGCCGACGTTCCCGTTCGGCCACGGCGAGTCGTACGCGGCGTTCGAGTACGGCGCGCCGACCGTCGAACGGAACGGCGACGAGGTGACGCTCCGGGTCCCCGTCGAGAACGTCGCCGAGCGCGCGGGAACGGAGGTCGTACAGGCGTACGTCGGCGAGGACGACCCGGCCGTCTCCCGCCCGGAGCGCGAACTCGCGGGGTTCGAGAAGGTCCGGCTGGATCCGGGCGAGCGTACGACGGTGGCGGTCGACCTCCATCCCGACGCCTTCGCCTACTACGAGGAGGGGTCCGGCTGGACGACGCCGGCGGGACCGTACACGGTCGCAGCGGGGCGCTCCTCCCGGGACATCCGCGGGACGGCGTCGGTGACGCTGGACTGA
- a CDS encoding ROK family protein — protein MTRVAAVDVGGTWIRGVAADATGLLGEPWRRPTDDVGSPAELADLLATEFDRPVDAVGVAVAGILRDDRTVIDAASNWDGDGWDLRPVADRLDAPLAAENDGDASALGLRARGDVGDDENGAYLTISTGIGLGVLHRGRLIRGAEGGFVNLGWDGHVVHDGVRNPWEGYAAGDRIPERVAEWLSTEDRDTALTGEEDAAAFFRAVDDGDPVARDYYTRLKRINAAGIGTVTDLFALDRVVVGGGVAANHPEFLTYDDDVHAVERVDLDDYCVTGAPEVTVASQDASLELHGAAEAARDVA, from the coding sequence ATGACCAGAGTGGCGGCGGTCGACGTCGGCGGCACGTGGATCCGGGGAGTGGCGGCCGACGCGACGGGACTGCTGGGTGAACCGTGGCGACGGCCGACCGACGACGTGGGATCGCCGGCGGAACTGGCCGACCTGCTCGCGACCGAGTTCGACCGGCCCGTCGACGCCGTCGGCGTCGCCGTGGCGGGGATCCTCCGGGACGACCGCACCGTGATCGACGCCGCGTCGAACTGGGACGGCGACGGCTGGGACCTGCGGCCGGTCGCGGACCGGCTGGACGCCCCGCTGGCGGCCGAGAACGACGGCGACGCGAGCGCGCTGGGGTTGCGGGCGCGAGGCGACGTGGGCGACGACGAGAACGGCGCGTACCTCACGATAAGCACCGGTATCGGGCTGGGCGTCCTCCACCGCGGTCGGCTGATCCGGGGCGCGGAGGGCGGGTTCGTCAACCTCGGCTGGGACGGCCACGTCGTCCACGACGGCGTCCGGAACCCGTGGGAAGGGTACGCCGCCGGCGACCGGATCCCCGAGCGCGTCGCCGAGTGGCTCAGTACGGAGGACCGGGACACCGCCCTGACGGGCGAGGAGGACGCCGCCGCGTTCTTCCGGGCCGTCGACGACGGCGACCCGGTGGCCCGCGACTACTACACCCGGCTCAAGCGGATCAACGCCGCCGGGATCGGGACGGTCACCGACCTGTTCGCGCTCGACCGCGTCGTCGTCGGGGGCGGCGTCGCGGCGAACCACCCCGAGTTCCTCACGTACGACGACGACGTGCACGCCGTCGAGCGGGTCGACCTCGACGACTACTGCGTCACCGGCGCGCCAGAGGTGACGGTGGCGTCGCAGGACGCCAGCCTCGAACTCCACGGAGCAGCGGAGGCGGCACGGGACGTGGCCTGA
- a CDS encoding NAD+ synthase, which yields MIDLRFSESELEARRENITSFIADTVDTAGADGAVLGLSGGVDSSLVAHLTVEALGEDALYGLVMPGTVSSDDNMSDAERVAEKLGIDYDVVEIEPVVDTLLDAYPDAAGDEVAVGNSRARVRAVLNYLVANHENRLVLGTGNRSEAMAGYFTKYGDQAVDCNPIGNLYKAQVRQLATAVGVPEGIVTKPPTAGLWADQTDEGEMGVGYDTLDAILALHIEGPLSADSTRRELGVEEATIERVRELYRQSAHKRSMPPAPDEPAP from the coding sequence ATGATCGATCTCCGCTTTTCGGAGTCGGAACTGGAGGCTCGCCGGGAGAACATCACCTCGTTCATCGCGGACACCGTCGACACAGCGGGGGCCGACGGCGCGGTACTCGGGCTCTCGGGCGGCGTCGACAGTTCGCTGGTCGCCCATCTCACCGTAGAGGCGCTCGGCGAGGACGCGCTGTACGGGCTCGTCATGCCGGGCACCGTGAGCAGCGACGACAACATGAGCGACGCCGAGCGCGTCGCCGAAAAGCTCGGCATCGACTACGACGTGGTCGAGATCGAACCGGTCGTCGACACGCTGCTCGACGCGTACCCCGACGCGGCGGGCGACGAGGTCGCGGTCGGGAACAGCCGAGCGCGGGTCCGGGCGGTGCTGAACTACCTCGTCGCGAACCACGAGAACCGGCTCGTGCTCGGCACGGGCAACCGGAGCGAGGCGATGGCGGGCTACTTCACGAAGTACGGCGACCAGGCGGTCGACTGCAACCCCATCGGCAACCTCTACAAGGCGCAGGTGCGCCAGCTCGCCACGGCCGTCGGCGTCCCCGAGGGCATCGTCACGAAGCCGCCGACCGCGGGGCTGTGGGCGGACCAGACGGACGAGGGCGAGATGGGCGTCGGCTACGACACCCTGGACGCCATCCTCGCGCTCCACATCGAGGGGCCGCTGTCGGCGGATTCGACCCGGCGCGAGCTGGGCGTCGAGGAGGCGACGATAGAACGCGTCCGAGAGCTGTACCGGCAAAGCGCACACAAGCGGTCGATGCCGCCCGCGCCGGACGAGCCTGCGCCGTAA